Proteins from one Argopecten irradians isolate NY chromosome 15, Ai_NY, whole genome shotgun sequence genomic window:
- the LOC138309843 gene encoding solute carrier organic anion transporter family member 5A1-like has translation MDCACSNNDLEPICGINGITYFSPCHAGCTRFYSYITPQEKLMNFSGCSCIMDNISISPEVIMSPVATKGPCKSTCQNLFPFLILLVGVTFTVAGTQMPLLMVTLRSVHEEERCFALGMQFVILRLFAYIPSPIMFGNTIDTACLLWKERCGRHGSCLVYDIVQFRYKYVGISAGLKLLGATLFLIVWFLIKKRNEQDVQNTLSVSEMMNSVNSINKMDMDYDQRTKHQRTSSQSSRDTDRRSGHRRTHSQASSYHDNVLPIYSQETVDHCSTIYTQDHNHYSDSDSDTPETSFSLTRPVESAV, from the exons ATGGACTGTGCCTGTTCCAATAATGACCTTGAGCCGATATGTGGCATCAATGGCATCACCTACTTCTCCCCGTGTCACGCAGGCTGTACTCGATTCTACAGCTATATCACGCCACAGGAAAAACTCATG AATTTCAGCGGGTGTTCCTGTATAATGGACAACATCAGTATATCTCCAGAGGTGATCATGTCGCCGGTGGCGACTAAAGGTCCGTGTAAGTCGACGTGTCAGAACCTGTTCCCCTTCCTGATCCTCCTAGTGGGAGTGACCTTCACTGTGGCTGGTACACAGATGCCTCTCCTCATGGTCACTCTCCGCTCAGTACACGAGGAGGAGAGGTGTTTCGCTCTCGGCATGCAGTTTGTCATACTCAGGCTGTTTG CGTACATCCCGTCTCCTATCATGTTTGGTAACACAATAGACACCGCCTGTTTGTTGTGGAAGGAAAGATGCGGACGCCACGGGTCCTGTCTCGTTTACGATATTGTCCAGTTTAGATACAAATATGTTG GCATATCAGCTGGTCTGAAACTGCTAGGTGCTACATTGTTTCTGATTGTATGGTTCCTGATAAAGAAGAGAAATGAACAGGATGTCCAGAATACACTCTCG GTCAGTGAAATGATGAATTCCGTGAACTCCATAAACAAAATGGATATGGATTACGATCAGCGCACAAAACACCAGCGTACGTCCAGTCAGAGTAGTCGCGACACTGACCGTAGATCGGGGCATCGTCGCACTCACAGTCAAGCGTCCAGTTATCATGACAATGTATTACCAATTTATAGCCAGGAAACAGTGGACCATTGCAGTACCATCTACACACAGGACCACAATCACTATAGTGACAGTGACTCAGACACTCCAGAAACAAGCTTCTCATTAACCCGACCAGTCGAGTCAGCTGTATGA